In the genome of Clostridium cylindrosporum DSM 605, one region contains:
- a CDS encoding transketolase family protein: MANLATREAYGKALAKLGHENKNIVVLDADLSKSTKTADFLKEHPERFFNIGIAEGDLVVTAAGLSTCGKIPFASTFAMFAAGRAFEQIRNSICYPKLNVKIAATHAGLTVGEDGASHQAIEDISIMRSIPNMTVICPADDVETTEVIKAAAEYNGPVYIRLGRSAVPTINDENNYSFKIGKAVTLKEGKDVTIIATGIMVSKALDAAKALEAEGISAEVINIHTIKPIDSEAIIASVKKTGAVVTCEEHSIIGGLGSAVCEVLAENAVAPLKRVGVNDTFGESGKPAQLLEKYGLTSENIVSSAKEVMKRK, from the coding sequence ATGGCTAATTTAGCAACAAGAGAAGCATATGGAAAGGCACTAGCGAAGCTTGGACATGAAAATAAAAATATAGTAGTTCTTGATGCAGACCTTTCAAAGTCAACAAAAACAGCAGACTTTTTAAAGGAACATCCAGAAAGATTCTTTAATATAGGGATTGCTGAGGGAGACTTAGTTGTAACTGCTGCTGGACTTTCAACATGTGGAAAGATTCCATTTGCTAGTACATTCGCGATGTTTGCAGCTGGAAGAGCATTTGAACAAATCAGAAACTCAATTTGTTATCCAAAGCTTAACGTAAAGATAGCTGCAACACATGCAGGATTAACAGTTGGAGAAGACGGTGCATCTCATCAAGCTATTGAAGATATATCAATAATGAGAAGCATACCAAATATGACAGTTATTTGTCCAGCAGACGATGTTGAAACAACGGAAGTAATTAAGGCAGCGGCTGAGTATAATGGACCAGTTTATATAAGACTTGGAAGATCAGCTGTTCCAACTATTAATGATGAAAATAATTATAGCTTTAAGATAGGAAAAGCAGTTACTCTAAAAGAGGGTAAGGATGTAACTATTATAGCTACAGGAATAATGGTTAGTAAGGCTCTAGATGCTGCCAAGGCTCTAGAAGCGGAAGGTATAAGTGCTGAAGTTATTAATATACACACTATTAAGCCAATAGATTCTGAGGCAATAATTGCTTCAGTTAAGAAAACTGGTGCAGTTGTAACATGTGAAGAACACAGTATTATTGGTGGACTAGGAAGTGCTGTGTGTGAAGTACTTGCAGAAAATGCAGTAGCTCCACTAAAAAGAGTTGGGGTTAATGATACATTTGGTGAATCAGGAAAGCCAGCTCAGTTACTTGAAAAGTATGGTTTAACTTCGGAAAATATTGTTTCATCAGCTAAAGAAGTAATGAAGAGAAAATAG